Proteins from a single region of Drosophila biarmipes strain raj3 chromosome 3R, RU_DBia_V1.1, whole genome shotgun sequence:
- the LOC108024299 gene encoding LOW QUALITY PROTEIN: uncharacterized protein LOC108024299 (The sequence of the model RefSeq protein was modified relative to this genomic sequence to represent the inferred CDS: deleted 2 bases in 1 codon), translating into MSSCQSFAQFRGSGHTMRVRHDVHRCEGCRGRAAATCTSTSGHKRLMPREKRRPPRHRSAPWGDGGGAA; encoded by the exons ATGTCCAGCTGTCAATCATTTGCCCAGTTTCG TGGAAGTGGCCATACAATGCGAGTGCGCCAT GATGTGCATAGGTGTGAAGGTTGCCGCGGGCGAGCAGCTGCCACATGCACGTCAACATCGGGGCATAAAAGGCTAATGCCCCGGGAAAAGCGGAGGCCTCCGCGCCATCGAAGTGCCCCGTGGGGAGACGGGGGCGGAGCAGCTTAG